A portion of the Columba livia isolate bColLiv1 breed racing homer chromosome 31, bColLiv1.pat.W.v2, whole genome shotgun sequence genome contains these proteins:
- the LOC135576840 gene encoding leucine-rich glioma-inactivated protein 1-like isoform X6: MGLVLVLLLGGVAWAGGVALTGGVASGVPGCSPGCECDADSALCRTGGPAAPRPLPPRLAALSLIGWRVPVLSEGAFADTPDLQLLLITGGRLGTIGDGAFAGLVLLEYLSLANNRLETLPRGLFQGLETLTQLDLRGNPFVCDCRLRWLVTWLGGAAPPPSEAGRCRGPPQHQGTPLAQLQPRDFQCMASELRPFQSLPFSSLAAEPFGQGGQVGVALAQPFAGACALLEWDQLGGRFRAPTVVNGSSPVACHPLQLGGTFLLVVAQLAGGSSVWRRAGGPGSPFVLLQTLGTGRLRRPHAVASARLGGQWYLGVADSSKGGTSTVFRWGGRGFYPHQALRPWHRDTHLEFLELGGRPAMVVCSGGRRPLVYRWSGGSFAPHTDIPHVPDVYAAKHFRLRGHVFLCLTRFLGDAKVMRWEGSMFREVQQVPARGSMVFQPLTLANQRYVILGNDFAPTRLFRLGERGPLEAAQELLLPTPRAFVPVTVGHRHFLVAASFRGATQIYRHVTVDLGD, translated from the exons CGGAGTCCCCGGGTGTTCCCCTGGTTGCGAATGCGACGCCGACAGCGCCCTCTGCAGGACGGGCGgacccgccgctccccgcccaCTCCCGCCGCGATTGGCTGCGCT GTCTCTGATTGGCTGGCGGGTCCCTGTTCTCTCCGAAGGCGCCTTCGCTGACACCCCcgacctgcagctgct cCTGATCACTGGTGGCCGCTTGGGGACAATTGGGGACGGGGCCTTTGCTGGACTGGTGCTACTGGAGTATCT GAGTTTGGCCAATAACCGACTGGAGACGCTGCCCCGGGGGCTGTTCCAGGGGCTGGAGACACTGACCCAGCt GGACCTGCGGGGAAACCCCTTCGTGTGTGACTGCCGCCTGCGCTGGTTGGTCACGTGGTTGGGCGGGGCCGCCCCTCCCCCCAGCGAGGCCGGCCGCTGCCGGGGACCCCCCCAGCATCAGGGCACCCCATtggcccagctgcagccccGCGACTTCCAGTGCATGGCCTCGG AGCTCCGCcccttccagtcccttcccttctcctcattGGCTGCTGAGCCCTTTGGGCAGGGGGGGCAGGTGGGCGTGGCCCTGGCCCAGCCCTTCGCCGGCGCCTGCGCCCTCCTGGAATGGGACCAGTTGGGGGGACGCTTCCGCGCCCCAACCGTGGTCAACG GCTCGTCCCCGGTGGCCTGTCACCCCCTCCAGCTGGGTGGCACCTTCCTCCTGGTGGTGGCCCAACTGGCCGGCGGCTCCTCCGTATGGCGCCGAGCGGGGGGTCCCGGCAGCCCCTTCGTCCTCCTGCAGACCCTGGGGACGGGGCGGTTGCGGCGGCCGCACGCGGTGGCCAGCGCCCGCCTGGggggccaatggtacctgggggtGGCCGACAGCTCCAAGGGCGGCACCAGCACCGTGTTCCGCTGGGGGGGCCGCGGGTTCTACCCCCACCAGGCGCTGCGGCCGTGGCACCGCGACACCCACCTGGAGttcctggagctggggggacgGCCCGCCATGGTGGTTTGCAGCGGGGGGAGGCGCCCCCTGGTGTACCGGTGGAGCGGGGGGAGCTTCGCGCCCCACACCGACATCCCCCACGTGCCCGATGTCTACGCCGCCAAGCACTTCCGGCTGCGCGGGCACGTCTTCTTGTGCCTCACCAGGTTCTTGGGGGACGCCAAG GTGATGCGCTGGGAGGGCTCCATGTTCCGCGAGGTGCAACAGGTCCCGGCACGCGGCTCCATGGTCTTCCAGCCGCTGACGTTGGCCAATCAGCGCTACGTGATCCTGGGCAACGACTTCGCCCCCACCCGCCTGTTCCGCCTGGGCGAGCGGGGCCCCCTGGAGGCGgcgcaggagctgctgctgcccaccccCCGCGCCTTCGTCCCCGTCACCGTGGGCCACCGGCACTTCCTGGTGGCCGCCAGCTTCAGGGGGGCCACCCAGATCTACCGGCACGTCACCGTGGACCTGGGGGACtaa
- the LOC135576840 gene encoding leucine-rich repeat LGI family member 4-like isoform X1, with amino-acid sequence MGLVLVLLLGGVAWAGGVALTGGVASGVPGCSPGCECDADSALCRTGGPAAPRPLPPRLAALSLIGWRVPVLSEGAFADTPDLQLLGGRGVSPLSPHCPPSLITGGRLGTIGDGAFAGLVLLEYLFLEDNDIGSIVPSALRGLRGLRHLSLANNRLETLPRGLFQGLETLTQLDLRGNPFVCDCRLRWLVTWLGGAAPPPSEAGRCRGPPQHQGTPLAQLQPRDFQCMASELRPFQSLPFSSLAAEPFGQGGQVGVALAQPFAGACALLEWDQLGGRFRAPTVVNGSSPVACHPLQLGGTFLLVVAQLAGGSSVWRRAGGPGSPFVLLQTLGTGRLRRPHAVASARLGGQWYLGVADSSKGGTSTVFRWGGRGFYPHQALRPWHRDTHLEFLELGGRPAMVVCSGGRRPLVYRWSGGSFAPHTDIPHVPDVYAAKHFRLRGHVFLCLTRFLGDAKVMRWEGSMFREVQQVPARGSMVFQPLTLANQRYVILGNDFAPTRLFRLGERGPLEAAQELLLPTPRAFVPVTVGHRHFLVAASFRGATQIYRHVTVDLGD; translated from the exons CGGAGTCCCCGGGTGTTCCCCTGGTTGCGAATGCGACGCCGACAGCGCCCTCTGCAGGACGGGCGgacccgccgctccccgcccaCTCCCGCCGCGATTGGCTGCGCT GTCTCTGATTGGCTGGCGGGTCCCTGTTCTCTCCGAAGGCGCCTTCGCTGACACCCCcgacctgcagctgct gggtggccgtggggtgtccccattgtccccccattgtccccccagcCTGATCACTGGTGGCCGCTTGGGGACAATTGGGGACGGGGCCTTTGCTGGACTGGTGCTACTGGAGTATCT GTTCCTCGAGGACAACGACATCGGGTCCATCGTCCCCTCGGCGCTGAGGGGACTGAGGGGGCTGAGACACCT GAGTTTGGCCAATAACCGACTGGAGACGCTGCCCCGGGGGCTGTTCCAGGGGCTGGAGACACTGACCCAGCt GGACCTGCGGGGAAACCCCTTCGTGTGTGACTGCCGCCTGCGCTGGTTGGTCACGTGGTTGGGCGGGGCCGCCCCTCCCCCCAGCGAGGCCGGCCGCTGCCGGGGACCCCCCCAGCATCAGGGCACCCCATtggcccagctgcagccccGCGACTTCCAGTGCATGGCCTCGG AGCTCCGCcccttccagtcccttcccttctcctcattGGCTGCTGAGCCCTTTGGGCAGGGGGGGCAGGTGGGCGTGGCCCTGGCCCAGCCCTTCGCCGGCGCCTGCGCCCTCCTGGAATGGGACCAGTTGGGGGGACGCTTCCGCGCCCCAACCGTGGTCAACG GCTCGTCCCCGGTGGCCTGTCACCCCCTCCAGCTGGGTGGCACCTTCCTCCTGGTGGTGGCCCAACTGGCCGGCGGCTCCTCCGTATGGCGCCGAGCGGGGGGTCCCGGCAGCCCCTTCGTCCTCCTGCAGACCCTGGGGACGGGGCGGTTGCGGCGGCCGCACGCGGTGGCCAGCGCCCGCCTGGggggccaatggtacctgggggtGGCCGACAGCTCCAAGGGCGGCACCAGCACCGTGTTCCGCTGGGGGGGCCGCGGGTTCTACCCCCACCAGGCGCTGCGGCCGTGGCACCGCGACACCCACCTGGAGttcctggagctggggggacgGCCCGCCATGGTGGTTTGCAGCGGGGGGAGGCGCCCCCTGGTGTACCGGTGGAGCGGGGGGAGCTTCGCGCCCCACACCGACATCCCCCACGTGCCCGATGTCTACGCCGCCAAGCACTTCCGGCTGCGCGGGCACGTCTTCTTGTGCCTCACCAGGTTCTTGGGGGACGCCAAG GTGATGCGCTGGGAGGGCTCCATGTTCCGCGAGGTGCAACAGGTCCCGGCACGCGGCTCCATGGTCTTCCAGCCGCTGACGTTGGCCAATCAGCGCTACGTGATCCTGGGCAACGACTTCGCCCCCACCCGCCTGTTCCGCCTGGGCGAGCGGGGCCCCCTGGAGGCGgcgcaggagctgctgctgcccaccccCCGCGCCTTCGTCCCCGTCACCGTGGGCCACCGGCACTTCCTGGTGGCCGCCAGCTTCAGGGGGGCCACCCAGATCTACCGGCACGTCACCGTGGACCTGGGGGACtaa
- the LOC135576840 gene encoding leucine-rich repeat LGI family member 4-like isoform X5 encodes MGLVLVLLLGGVAWAGGVALTGGVASGVPGCSPGCECDADSALCRTGGPAAPRPLPPRLAALSLIGWRVPVLSEGAFADTPDLQLLLITGGRLGTIGDGAFAGLVLLEYLFLEDNDIGSIVPSALRGLRGLRHLDLRGNPFVCDCRLRWLVTWLGGAAPPPSEAGRCRGPPQHQGTPLAQLQPRDFQCMASELRPFQSLPFSSLAAEPFGQGGQVGVALAQPFAGACALLEWDQLGGRFRAPTVVNGSSPVACHPLQLGGTFLLVVAQLAGGSSVWRRAGGPGSPFVLLQTLGTGRLRRPHAVASARLGGQWYLGVADSSKGGTSTVFRWGGRGFYPHQALRPWHRDTHLEFLELGGRPAMVVCSGGRRPLVYRWSGGSFAPHTDIPHVPDVYAAKHFRLRGHVFLCLTRFLGDAKVMRWEGSMFREVQQVPARGSMVFQPLTLANQRYVILGNDFAPTRLFRLGERGPLEAAQELLLPTPRAFVPVTVGHRHFLVAASFRGATQIYRHVTVDLGD; translated from the exons CGGAGTCCCCGGGTGTTCCCCTGGTTGCGAATGCGACGCCGACAGCGCCCTCTGCAGGACGGGCGgacccgccgctccccgcccaCTCCCGCCGCGATTGGCTGCGCT GTCTCTGATTGGCTGGCGGGTCCCTGTTCTCTCCGAAGGCGCCTTCGCTGACACCCCcgacctgcagctgct cCTGATCACTGGTGGCCGCTTGGGGACAATTGGGGACGGGGCCTTTGCTGGACTGGTGCTACTGGAGTATCT GTTCCTCGAGGACAACGACATCGGGTCCATCGTCCCCTCGGCGCTGAGGGGACTGAGGGGGCTGAGACACCT GGACCTGCGGGGAAACCCCTTCGTGTGTGACTGCCGCCTGCGCTGGTTGGTCACGTGGTTGGGCGGGGCCGCCCCTCCCCCCAGCGAGGCCGGCCGCTGCCGGGGACCCCCCCAGCATCAGGGCACCCCATtggcccagctgcagccccGCGACTTCCAGTGCATGGCCTCGG AGCTCCGCcccttccagtcccttcccttctcctcattGGCTGCTGAGCCCTTTGGGCAGGGGGGGCAGGTGGGCGTGGCCCTGGCCCAGCCCTTCGCCGGCGCCTGCGCCCTCCTGGAATGGGACCAGTTGGGGGGACGCTTCCGCGCCCCAACCGTGGTCAACG GCTCGTCCCCGGTGGCCTGTCACCCCCTCCAGCTGGGTGGCACCTTCCTCCTGGTGGTGGCCCAACTGGCCGGCGGCTCCTCCGTATGGCGCCGAGCGGGGGGTCCCGGCAGCCCCTTCGTCCTCCTGCAGACCCTGGGGACGGGGCGGTTGCGGCGGCCGCACGCGGTGGCCAGCGCCCGCCTGGggggccaatggtacctgggggtGGCCGACAGCTCCAAGGGCGGCACCAGCACCGTGTTCCGCTGGGGGGGCCGCGGGTTCTACCCCCACCAGGCGCTGCGGCCGTGGCACCGCGACACCCACCTGGAGttcctggagctggggggacgGCCCGCCATGGTGGTTTGCAGCGGGGGGAGGCGCCCCCTGGTGTACCGGTGGAGCGGGGGGAGCTTCGCGCCCCACACCGACATCCCCCACGTGCCCGATGTCTACGCCGCCAAGCACTTCCGGCTGCGCGGGCACGTCTTCTTGTGCCTCACCAGGTTCTTGGGGGACGCCAAG GTGATGCGCTGGGAGGGCTCCATGTTCCGCGAGGTGCAACAGGTCCCGGCACGCGGCTCCATGGTCTTCCAGCCGCTGACGTTGGCCAATCAGCGCTACGTGATCCTGGGCAACGACTTCGCCCCCACCCGCCTGTTCCGCCTGGGCGAGCGGGGCCCCCTGGAGGCGgcgcaggagctgctgctgcccaccccCCGCGCCTTCGTCCCCGTCACCGTGGGCCACCGGCACTTCCTGGTGGCCGCCAGCTTCAGGGGGGCCACCCAGATCTACCGGCACGTCACCGTGGACCTGGGGGACtaa
- the LOC135576840 gene encoding leucine-rich repeat LGI family member 4-like isoform X2, with amino-acid sequence MGLVLVLLLGGVAWAGGVALTGGVASGVPGCSPGCECDADSALCRTGGPAAPRPLPPRLAALSLIGWRVPVLSEGAFADTPDLQLLLITGGRLGTIGDGAFAGLVLLEYLFLEDNDIGSIVPSALRGLRGLRHLSLANNRLETLPRGLFQGLETLTQLDLRGNPFVCDCRLRWLVTWLGGAAPPPSEAGRCRGPPQHQGTPLAQLQPRDFQCMASELRPFQSLPFSSLAAEPFGQGGQVGVALAQPFAGACALLEWDQLGGRFRAPTVVNGSSPVACHPLQLGGTFLLVVAQLAGGSSVWRRAGGPGSPFVLLQTLGTGRLRRPHAVASARLGGQWYLGVADSSKGGTSTVFRWGGRGFYPHQALRPWHRDTHLEFLELGGRPAMVVCSGGRRPLVYRWSGGSFAPHTDIPHVPDVYAAKHFRLRGHVFLCLTRFLGDAKVMRWEGSMFREVQQVPARGSMVFQPLTLANQRYVILGNDFAPTRLFRLGERGPLEAAQELLLPTPRAFVPVTVGHRHFLVAASFRGATQIYRHVTVDLGD; translated from the exons CGGAGTCCCCGGGTGTTCCCCTGGTTGCGAATGCGACGCCGACAGCGCCCTCTGCAGGACGGGCGgacccgccgctccccgcccaCTCCCGCCGCGATTGGCTGCGCT GTCTCTGATTGGCTGGCGGGTCCCTGTTCTCTCCGAAGGCGCCTTCGCTGACACCCCcgacctgcagctgct cCTGATCACTGGTGGCCGCTTGGGGACAATTGGGGACGGGGCCTTTGCTGGACTGGTGCTACTGGAGTATCT GTTCCTCGAGGACAACGACATCGGGTCCATCGTCCCCTCGGCGCTGAGGGGACTGAGGGGGCTGAGACACCT GAGTTTGGCCAATAACCGACTGGAGACGCTGCCCCGGGGGCTGTTCCAGGGGCTGGAGACACTGACCCAGCt GGACCTGCGGGGAAACCCCTTCGTGTGTGACTGCCGCCTGCGCTGGTTGGTCACGTGGTTGGGCGGGGCCGCCCCTCCCCCCAGCGAGGCCGGCCGCTGCCGGGGACCCCCCCAGCATCAGGGCACCCCATtggcccagctgcagccccGCGACTTCCAGTGCATGGCCTCGG AGCTCCGCcccttccagtcccttcccttctcctcattGGCTGCTGAGCCCTTTGGGCAGGGGGGGCAGGTGGGCGTGGCCCTGGCCCAGCCCTTCGCCGGCGCCTGCGCCCTCCTGGAATGGGACCAGTTGGGGGGACGCTTCCGCGCCCCAACCGTGGTCAACG GCTCGTCCCCGGTGGCCTGTCACCCCCTCCAGCTGGGTGGCACCTTCCTCCTGGTGGTGGCCCAACTGGCCGGCGGCTCCTCCGTATGGCGCCGAGCGGGGGGTCCCGGCAGCCCCTTCGTCCTCCTGCAGACCCTGGGGACGGGGCGGTTGCGGCGGCCGCACGCGGTGGCCAGCGCCCGCCTGGggggccaatggtacctgggggtGGCCGACAGCTCCAAGGGCGGCACCAGCACCGTGTTCCGCTGGGGGGGCCGCGGGTTCTACCCCCACCAGGCGCTGCGGCCGTGGCACCGCGACACCCACCTGGAGttcctggagctggggggacgGCCCGCCATGGTGGTTTGCAGCGGGGGGAGGCGCCCCCTGGTGTACCGGTGGAGCGGGGGGAGCTTCGCGCCCCACACCGACATCCCCCACGTGCCCGATGTCTACGCCGCCAAGCACTTCCGGCTGCGCGGGCACGTCTTCTTGTGCCTCACCAGGTTCTTGGGGGACGCCAAG GTGATGCGCTGGGAGGGCTCCATGTTCCGCGAGGTGCAACAGGTCCCGGCACGCGGCTCCATGGTCTTCCAGCCGCTGACGTTGGCCAATCAGCGCTACGTGATCCTGGGCAACGACTTCGCCCCCACCCGCCTGTTCCGCCTGGGCGAGCGGGGCCCCCTGGAGGCGgcgcaggagctgctgctgcccaccccCCGCGCCTTCGTCCCCGTCACCGTGGGCCACCGGCACTTCCTGGTGGCCGCCAGCTTCAGGGGGGCCACCCAGATCTACCGGCACGTCACCGTGGACCTGGGGGACtaa
- the LOC135576840 gene encoding leucine-rich repeat LGI family member 4-like isoform X4, with product MGLVLVLLLGGVAWAGGVALTGGVASGVPGCSPGCECDADSALCRTGGPAAPRPLPPRLAALSLIGWRVPVLSEGAFADTPDLQLLGGRGVSPLSPHCPPSLITGGRLGTIGDGAFAGLVLLEYLFLEDNDIGSIVPSALRGLRGLRHLDLRGNPFVCDCRLRWLVTWLGGAAPPPSEAGRCRGPPQHQGTPLAQLQPRDFQCMASELRPFQSLPFSSLAAEPFGQGGQVGVALAQPFAGACALLEWDQLGGRFRAPTVVNGSSPVACHPLQLGGTFLLVVAQLAGGSSVWRRAGGPGSPFVLLQTLGTGRLRRPHAVASARLGGQWYLGVADSSKGGTSTVFRWGGRGFYPHQALRPWHRDTHLEFLELGGRPAMVVCSGGRRPLVYRWSGGSFAPHTDIPHVPDVYAAKHFRLRGHVFLCLTRFLGDAKVMRWEGSMFREVQQVPARGSMVFQPLTLANQRYVILGNDFAPTRLFRLGERGPLEAAQELLLPTPRAFVPVTVGHRHFLVAASFRGATQIYRHVTVDLGD from the exons CGGAGTCCCCGGGTGTTCCCCTGGTTGCGAATGCGACGCCGACAGCGCCCTCTGCAGGACGGGCGgacccgccgctccccgcccaCTCCCGCCGCGATTGGCTGCGCT GTCTCTGATTGGCTGGCGGGTCCCTGTTCTCTCCGAAGGCGCCTTCGCTGACACCCCcgacctgcagctgct gggtggccgtggggtgtccccattgtccccccattgtccccccagcCTGATCACTGGTGGCCGCTTGGGGACAATTGGGGACGGGGCCTTTGCTGGACTGGTGCTACTGGAGTATCT GTTCCTCGAGGACAACGACATCGGGTCCATCGTCCCCTCGGCGCTGAGGGGACTGAGGGGGCTGAGACACCT GGACCTGCGGGGAAACCCCTTCGTGTGTGACTGCCGCCTGCGCTGGTTGGTCACGTGGTTGGGCGGGGCCGCCCCTCCCCCCAGCGAGGCCGGCCGCTGCCGGGGACCCCCCCAGCATCAGGGCACCCCATtggcccagctgcagccccGCGACTTCCAGTGCATGGCCTCGG AGCTCCGCcccttccagtcccttcccttctcctcattGGCTGCTGAGCCCTTTGGGCAGGGGGGGCAGGTGGGCGTGGCCCTGGCCCAGCCCTTCGCCGGCGCCTGCGCCCTCCTGGAATGGGACCAGTTGGGGGGACGCTTCCGCGCCCCAACCGTGGTCAACG GCTCGTCCCCGGTGGCCTGTCACCCCCTCCAGCTGGGTGGCACCTTCCTCCTGGTGGTGGCCCAACTGGCCGGCGGCTCCTCCGTATGGCGCCGAGCGGGGGGTCCCGGCAGCCCCTTCGTCCTCCTGCAGACCCTGGGGACGGGGCGGTTGCGGCGGCCGCACGCGGTGGCCAGCGCCCGCCTGGggggccaatggtacctgggggtGGCCGACAGCTCCAAGGGCGGCACCAGCACCGTGTTCCGCTGGGGGGGCCGCGGGTTCTACCCCCACCAGGCGCTGCGGCCGTGGCACCGCGACACCCACCTGGAGttcctggagctggggggacgGCCCGCCATGGTGGTTTGCAGCGGGGGGAGGCGCCCCCTGGTGTACCGGTGGAGCGGGGGGAGCTTCGCGCCCCACACCGACATCCCCCACGTGCCCGATGTCTACGCCGCCAAGCACTTCCGGCTGCGCGGGCACGTCTTCTTGTGCCTCACCAGGTTCTTGGGGGACGCCAAG GTGATGCGCTGGGAGGGCTCCATGTTCCGCGAGGTGCAACAGGTCCCGGCACGCGGCTCCATGGTCTTCCAGCCGCTGACGTTGGCCAATCAGCGCTACGTGATCCTGGGCAACGACTTCGCCCCCACCCGCCTGTTCCGCCTGGGCGAGCGGGGCCCCCTGGAGGCGgcgcaggagctgctgctgcccaccccCCGCGCCTTCGTCCCCGTCACCGTGGGCCACCGGCACTTCCTGGTGGCCGCCAGCTTCAGGGGGGCCACCCAGATCTACCGGCACGTCACCGTGGACCTGGGGGACtaa
- the LOC135576841 gene encoding FXYD domain-containing ion transport regulator 3-like yields MAGGALGVLVLLAVLSPARGDPPTVATSNFQYDWQGLRVAGLVVAAVLCVTGIIVLISGKCKCRRKRSHHRPPPEMSNLIKAGAASSC; encoded by the exons ATGGCTGGGGGCgccctgggggtcctggtgctACTGGCAG TTCTGTCCCCAGCAAGAGGGGACCCCCCAACTG TTGCCACCAGTAACTTCCAGTATG aCTGGCAGGGCCTCCGTGTGGCCGGTCTGGTCGTTGCCGCCGTCCTGTGTGTCACCGGCATCATCGTCCTCATCA gtgGGAAATGCAAGTGCCGGAGGAAACGGAG CCACCACCGTCCTCCCCCTGAGATGTCCAACCTCATCAAGGCCG GAGCTGCCAGCTCATGCTGA
- the LOC135576840 gene encoding leucine-rich glioma-inactivated protein 1-like isoform X3 translates to MGLVLVLLLGGVAWAGGVALTGGVASGVPGCSPGCECDADSALCRTGGPAAPRPLPPRLAALSLIGWRVPVLSEGAFADTPDLQLLGGRGVSPLSPHCPPSLITGGRLGTIGDGAFAGLVLLEYLSLANNRLETLPRGLFQGLETLTQLDLRGNPFVCDCRLRWLVTWLGGAAPPPSEAGRCRGPPQHQGTPLAQLQPRDFQCMASELRPFQSLPFSSLAAEPFGQGGQVGVALAQPFAGACALLEWDQLGGRFRAPTVVNGSSPVACHPLQLGGTFLLVVAQLAGGSSVWRRAGGPGSPFVLLQTLGTGRLRRPHAVASARLGGQWYLGVADSSKGGTSTVFRWGGRGFYPHQALRPWHRDTHLEFLELGGRPAMVVCSGGRRPLVYRWSGGSFAPHTDIPHVPDVYAAKHFRLRGHVFLCLTRFLGDAKVMRWEGSMFREVQQVPARGSMVFQPLTLANQRYVILGNDFAPTRLFRLGERGPLEAAQELLLPTPRAFVPVTVGHRHFLVAASFRGATQIYRHVTVDLGD, encoded by the exons CGGAGTCCCCGGGTGTTCCCCTGGTTGCGAATGCGACGCCGACAGCGCCCTCTGCAGGACGGGCGgacccgccgctccccgcccaCTCCCGCCGCGATTGGCTGCGCT GTCTCTGATTGGCTGGCGGGTCCCTGTTCTCTCCGAAGGCGCCTTCGCTGACACCCCcgacctgcagctgct gggtggccgtggggtgtccccattgtccccccattgtccccccagcCTGATCACTGGTGGCCGCTTGGGGACAATTGGGGACGGGGCCTTTGCTGGACTGGTGCTACTGGAGTATCT GAGTTTGGCCAATAACCGACTGGAGACGCTGCCCCGGGGGCTGTTCCAGGGGCTGGAGACACTGACCCAGCt GGACCTGCGGGGAAACCCCTTCGTGTGTGACTGCCGCCTGCGCTGGTTGGTCACGTGGTTGGGCGGGGCCGCCCCTCCCCCCAGCGAGGCCGGCCGCTGCCGGGGACCCCCCCAGCATCAGGGCACCCCATtggcccagctgcagccccGCGACTTCCAGTGCATGGCCTCGG AGCTCCGCcccttccagtcccttcccttctcctcattGGCTGCTGAGCCCTTTGGGCAGGGGGGGCAGGTGGGCGTGGCCCTGGCCCAGCCCTTCGCCGGCGCCTGCGCCCTCCTGGAATGGGACCAGTTGGGGGGACGCTTCCGCGCCCCAACCGTGGTCAACG GCTCGTCCCCGGTGGCCTGTCACCCCCTCCAGCTGGGTGGCACCTTCCTCCTGGTGGTGGCCCAACTGGCCGGCGGCTCCTCCGTATGGCGCCGAGCGGGGGGTCCCGGCAGCCCCTTCGTCCTCCTGCAGACCCTGGGGACGGGGCGGTTGCGGCGGCCGCACGCGGTGGCCAGCGCCCGCCTGGggggccaatggtacctgggggtGGCCGACAGCTCCAAGGGCGGCACCAGCACCGTGTTCCGCTGGGGGGGCCGCGGGTTCTACCCCCACCAGGCGCTGCGGCCGTGGCACCGCGACACCCACCTGGAGttcctggagctggggggacgGCCCGCCATGGTGGTTTGCAGCGGGGGGAGGCGCCCCCTGGTGTACCGGTGGAGCGGGGGGAGCTTCGCGCCCCACACCGACATCCCCCACGTGCCCGATGTCTACGCCGCCAAGCACTTCCGGCTGCGCGGGCACGTCTTCTTGTGCCTCACCAGGTTCTTGGGGGACGCCAAG GTGATGCGCTGGGAGGGCTCCATGTTCCGCGAGGTGCAACAGGTCCCGGCACGCGGCTCCATGGTCTTCCAGCCGCTGACGTTGGCCAATCAGCGCTACGTGATCCTGGGCAACGACTTCGCCCCCACCCGCCTGTTCCGCCTGGGCGAGCGGGGCCCCCTGGAGGCGgcgcaggagctgctgctgcccaccccCCGCGCCTTCGTCCCCGTCACCGTGGGCCACCGGCACTTCCTGGTGGCCGCCAGCTTCAGGGGGGCCACCCAGATCTACCGGCACGTCACCGTGGACCTGGGGGACtaa